ACGAAATGACGCGCGACCTTGCTAAGTTCAAGCAGGACCAGAAATGGTATGAAAACTCTTGCGGTCATGGATTTGACAAGACTGGTTCTTGCATGAAGGAATGGGCTGAAAAACGCGATCCTAAGGTTATTCGTGAATACGAAGAAGAATTCGGTTTGAGCGGTACGGCTTCTGTGACTATCGCTGCATCTGGCAAGGGCACGGTGCTTATGGAAGGAGCTGCACTCCCGAATGGTGCTACGAGTTACAAGGGCAAGTTCTTTGTGGGTAACCCGATTCTCTTGACGGCTGTCCCTGATGCTGGTTCTGTGTTTACTGGCTGGAGTGATGGCGTCACTGACAATCCTCGCTTGGTTGAACCGACGGAAGGAGCTTCCTTTACCGCTAAGTTCCAGTAATTGAAACCGGCGTGAGAGGCGCTTTATCGAGAAGCTTTTTATCGAGATGCGCCGCCGCTTATGGTGAAATTCGCGGCCTGGATATAGATCCAGGTCGCTTTTTATTTCTACATTTTGCTATATGAAAAGTCCCGTGCGTAAGATGTTCGATGGCATTGCGAGCCGTTACGATTTTCTGAATCACTTTCTGAGTTGTTATCAGGATGTGCTGTGGCGCAGGTATTGCTGCAAGCGTCTGAAAAAGATGATGGCTGCGGGCATGCTCGCGGAAAAGTCGATTGACGAGATGCCGCGCGATTTGAATAAAGTTCGCTTGCTCGATTTGTGCGGGGGTACGGGCGATTTTGCCAACACGTTCCGCAAAATTTTCGAATCTGGTTGCGTGTGTGCGCGCGATTTTGTCGTGGACCCTGCTGTAATCGGTGATTTTTCGTACGGGATGCTTGCCGAAGTCAAGCCGAAGAAAATCGATGCGCATGCGGTGCAACTCGATGCCATGAAAATGCCTTTTGCAGAACGCCAGTTTGACGTGATTCTGAACGGCTTTGGCATGCGTAACGTGCCTGACGCCCGTGGCGCCTTGCTGGAATCGTATCGTGTGCTCGATGAAGGCGGTTACCTTTGCGTTTTGGAATTTTTCTCGCCAAGGAATTTGTTCAACAAGTTCTTCTATAAAGTGCTTGCGCCGCTGTTCATCCCGGTGATGGGCGCCTTCTTTAGCGGCAAGCGCGACGCCTATGAATATCTGGTGAACTCGATTATTCGCTTTTTGCCGGTCGATCAGTTCTGCAAAATGGCCGAAGAATGCGGCTTTGAAGTCAAGCAAGTCAAGATGTTTGATGGCGGAATTTCGTTTGGCGTGTTCTTGCACAAGCCGGGTAAAGCATGAGCCACTTTGTGCTTGGAGTGACGGGCGCTAGCGGCAGCATTTATGCGACCCGTACGGCGATGTACTTGCAGCGTTTTGGCCATGAGGTTACGCTCATCGTAACGCACCCGGGCAAACAGGTTCTCGAATACGAAGGCCAAAGTGCGCTTTTCGACTATTGCAAAGACGTGCGCAACGTGGATGATTTTTTTGCGGAATGCGCGAGCGGTTCTAGCGATATTGCAGGCATGGCTGTGGTGCCGTGCTCCATGGGAACGCTCGGGCGCATTGCGGCTGGGACTTCGGACAACTTGCTTGTGCGCGCGGCGGATGTTTGCCTCAAGGAACGCAGGCCACTTGTGATTGTGCCGCGCGAGATGCCGTACAACTTGATCCACATCGAGAATATGAAGCGAGTGACTTTGGCGGGCGCGGTCGTGATTTCGGCGTCGCCGCAGTTCTACAGCAAGCCTCAAACCATTGAAGAACTTGTGGATTCCGTCGTCGCGAAAATCCTAAAGCACTTGGGCGTGGAACAATCGCTTGTTGCAAGTGTTGCTAAAGTGTGGAATGGCGATGAAAGGGAGATTCCCGCTCCCCGGAACAAGTCCGGGGCAAGCTCAAGCGGGAATGACAAATCCACGGAGGCGGGAACGACAACCAATGACCAATAACTATTGACTAACAGCTAAACCATGAATAAAATCCTTGAATTTACACATCTTGTCCGTTTGAGCCATTCGCTGTTTGCGATGCCTTTTGCGATTGGTTCCATGTGGGTCGCGGCAAACGGTTTCCGCGACATGAGCGCTTTTGAAACTGCCCGCATTATCGTGCTTATTGTGCTTTGCATGGTGACCGCCCGTAACAGTGCCATGAGCTTTAACCGCATTGCAGACGCCAAGTTCGATGCGGAGAATCCGCGGACGGCAAAGCGCCATTTGCCGGCAGGGCGACTGAGCCGAAAATCGGTGATGGCGTTCTTGGCGTTGAATGGAATCTTGTTTGTTGTGTTTGCATGGATGCTCCAGCCGCTTGCTGGCGCGCTTGCGTTCCCGGTGTGGCTATTGCTGCTTTCGTATTCGTACTGGAAGCGTTTTAGCTGGCTTTGCCACTGGTTCCTTGGCTTTGCGATTGGCATGAGTCCGCTTGGCGCCTGGATTGCCGTTCGCGGTGAATTTGCCGTGTTCCCGATATTCCTCCTGTTTATTCTGATGCTTTGGATGGGGGGCTTTGACATTATCTACGCGACGCAGGATATTGAAATCGACCGCAAGCAGGGCTTGCATTCCGTGCCCGCTCGCTTTGGCCTTGAAAAGTCCTTGCGCATTGCGCTGGCGAGCCATTTGGCAATGCTCGTACTTTGTGTCGTGTTCGGATTTTTCTGGAACATGGGCTGGATTTGGTGGACGATTACGGGACTTATGACAGTCGCGATTGTCTATATTCACTTGTTCAGAAAGTCAAATGACCTGGATGCGATGAACCGCGACTTTTTCCTTGCGAACGTGGCCATCAGCGCGCTTGTGATGATTGGTCTTATCGTCTGGATTTGCATAGGAGGTGACGTCAATGCCCTTTATTAATCGCCCGAACGGAAAGCTCACGAATGAAGAAAAAGTGAAGATGTTTCATTTGATGGGAGGCGTTGCCGCCGTTTTAGCGCTTGTCTGCATTTTGCTGATTGAAACGGGTGCTGCTGGCGAACGCCGCGACCTTGCCGACATTGGCCTAACAGCGATGATTGTGATGCTCGCTGTTTCGCTTATTGGTGCGATGTATTTTAAGAGATAAAACTCTCTTAAATTTCCAAATCCGCTGAGATAACGGTTTCGACGCTCCCGTCGTCACATTCAAAGAGCAGGCTGCCATCATCTTTCATGTCGATGATGCGGCCTGTTTTTTTGATGGATCCTTCGCCGGAATCCCGGTTTTGGTCGGTGCAGTGATGGTTTACGATGATGGTGCCGCGGGCGCCGATGAACTGGTCCATGCGCTTCCAAGCTTCGACCCATGGGCGAATGCCGAAGGCTTTGAACTGTCCGATGGCGCGTTCGAGATTCCCGATAAGCGCCTGCAAAAGCTTTTCGCGATTGACTGGATGCCCGAAGATTTCTTTGAGCGTGGTGACGGCGCGATTCAGGTGCGCATAATCGGCAGAATCGCTATTGACGTTTATTCCGACACCCATTGAAAGAGCCGGACGCGGCGCATCTTGTTGCATTATCATTCCCGCGGAAGCGGGGACCTCCCTCTTGACGAAGACTATTTCCGCGAGAATCCCGCAGAACTTGCTTTTGCCGTAGAGAATGTCGTTGGGCCATTTGACCGTGATTTTTGGCGAGTTAGCGTTTACCGATTCAGCGCAGTCCCGGTTTGCAATAGCAACGTCTTCTTGAACATTGTTGAATGTTTCTGCAAATGTGAGTGCGGCTACTTGTGTAATTTGTGCAAAATTACTTGCGGGTATTCCTTCGAGCGGAATCAGAATGTTGAAATAGAGATTCTTGCCGGCAGGGGAGTCCCACGTGCGTTCGTGACGGCCATGCCCATCGCTTTGAGAGTCTGCGACAAAGAGCGTGCCTGGTGCAATTTCACCAGAGGCCGCCATGGATTTCATGAGCTTGTGCGTGCTGCCGATAGTCTCGAAAAGATAAGCTGGTGCCCCGTTAAAACCCGTAAGCTGCCAGTCTGTGAAATTGCGTTCTTGAGAAAACATTTGCTAGCCGTTAGTCGATGGTCATTAGTTATTAGAAAATCTAGTAAAAGGAGATGCCCGCTCGGAGGCGGGCATGACAGGAACAGAGATGCCCGCTCGGAGGCGGGCATGACATGGGTGGCGACTTTCGGTTTTTGCAGCAGTCTTAATTCAGAACTCCTAATTCCGAATTCATAACTGCGGCTAAGCCGCTCTATTCGTCAGCTTGCTTTTCTTGTAGTTCTTTGAGGGCTTCTTCGGGGAAGATGTTGAAGAACTCGCGCTTCTTGTCTTCAAAGAGCTGGAGCATGCGTTCCTGTTCGAACTGCTCACGGTCGATGTTCTGCATGAAGAATTCGTCTTTGGCGAAATTGCGGCTCTGTATCGTCTTTTTGATATCTTCGGACAAGTCGACGTTGTCCCAAAGAATGTAATACGAACCGACAAAACCGTCTGCAAAAATATCAACGTTCAATTGTACGGAATTGCTTTGCGAAGAGTCCACCATCTGGACTTTGGTTTCGCGCTTTTCGGGGCGGAAAACATCAACGTCACTAACAGGTGTGTTTAAATCCTGTGCTGAGCAAAATGCTGTTGCACAAAAGAATAACATTACCTTATGTTTGAACGACAAAATCATATTTACAATATACAATGAAAAATGCAAAAAGAACAAAGTCGTTTCGAAAAGCGCTGCTGAAAACACGGTTAAAAAGTCGCTAAAATGCGCCGGAACCGTATATGCAACACTTCCGTCTTGCGGAGTGTATTATATGCGCGGGGCTCTCGCCGTTCGTCTGTAGCTACGTAGTGGCGTTCTCTCGTCTAAAGAGCGAGCGGCATCCACGGTTTCACGACGTCGATGGATTCGAGCTTGCCCTGCAATTTGCGGCGGATGGCTGCTGCGGCAATCATCGCTCCGTTGTCTGTACTCAGGCTACGGTCCGGCACGCAGAAGCGGATGCCCTTCTTGTCGCAGTAGTCCTGCAAGCGGGTGCGCAACCAGCTGTTTGCACTCACGCCACCGCCCATCACGAGCGTCTTCATCTTCGTTTTCTTGAGGGCGTTGATGGTCTTTGTGACAAGGCTATCGACAATGGCATCTTCGAGCGAGGCGCAGATGTCGCCGAGGTTCTGCTGGATAAATTCTGGGTCGTGCGTTTCGGTGTAACGGAGCACGGCGGTCTTTAAGCCGCTGAACGAGAATTCGCAGCTGTCGTGCGTGTGGAGCGCGCGCGGAAATTCCACAAATTTGCGGTTGTGGTCTTTACCGAGGCGGCTGATGGTTGCGCCTGCGGGGTACTTGAGACCGATGAGCTTGCCGCACTTGTCGAATGCTTCGCCGGCGGCGTCATCGCGGGTGCGACCGATGCTTGTGTACTTGAATCCCGGTTCTTCCATCACGAGTTCCGTGTGCCCGCCTGAGACGGTGA
This genomic stretch from Fibrobacter sp. UWB16 harbors:
- a CDS encoding ubiquinone/menaquinone biosynthesis methyltransferase — its product is MKSPVRKMFDGIASRYDFLNHFLSCYQDVLWRRYCCKRLKKMMAAGMLAEKSIDEMPRDLNKVRLLDLCGGTGDFANTFRKIFESGCVCARDFVVDPAVIGDFSYGMLAEVKPKKIDAHAVQLDAMKMPFAERQFDVILNGFGMRNVPDARGALLESYRVLDEGGYLCVLEFFSPRNLFNKFFYKVLAPLFIPVMGAFFSGKRDAYEYLVNSIIRFLPVDQFCKMAEECGFEVKQVKMFDGGISFGVFLHKPGKA
- a CDS encoding UbiX family flavin prenyltransferase, which produces MSHFVLGVTGASGSIYATRTAMYLQRFGHEVTLIVTHPGKQVLEYEGQSALFDYCKDVRNVDDFFAECASGSSDIAGMAVVPCSMGTLGRIAAGTSDNLLVRAADVCLKERRPLVIVPREMPYNLIHIENMKRVTLAGAVVISASPQFYSKPQTIEELVDSVVAKILKHLGVEQSLVASVAKVWNGDEREIPAPRNKSGASSSGNDKSTEAGTTTNDQ
- a CDS encoding 4-hydroxybenzoate octaprenyltransferase, whose translation is MNKILEFTHLVRLSHSLFAMPFAIGSMWVAANGFRDMSAFETARIIVLIVLCMVTARNSAMSFNRIADAKFDAENPRTAKRHLPAGRLSRKSVMAFLALNGILFVVFAWMLQPLAGALAFPVWLLLLSYSYWKRFSWLCHWFLGFAIGMSPLGAWIAVRGEFAVFPIFLLFILMLWMGGFDIIYATQDIEIDRKQGLHSVPARFGLEKSLRIALASHLAMLVLCVVFGFFWNMGWIWWTITGLMTVAIVYIHLFRKSNDLDAMNRDFFLANVAISALVMIGLIVWICIGGDVNALY
- a CDS encoding biotin--[acetyl-CoA-carboxylase] ligase, producing the protein MFSQERNFTDWQLTGFNGAPAYLFETIGSTHKLMKSMAASGEIAPGTLFVADSQSDGHGRHERTWDSPAGKNLYFNILIPLEGIPASNFAQITQVAALTFAETFNNVQEDVAIANRDCAESVNANSPKITVKWPNDILYGKSKFCGILAEIVFVKREVPASAGMIMQQDAPRPALSMGVGINVNSDSADYAHLNRAVTTLKEIFGHPVNREKLLQALIGNLERAIGQFKAFGIRPWVEAWKRMDQFIGARGTIIVNHHCTDQNRDSGEGSIKKTGRIIDMKDDGSLLFECDDGSVETVISADLEI
- the tsaD gene encoding tRNA (adenosine(37)-N6)-threonylcarbamoyltransferase complex transferase subunit TsaD; this translates as MIWLGIESSCDETACAVLQDEPLKVLSNPLYSQIDEHALYGGVVPEIAARAHLQKIAPIAEAAVKEAGIELKDIDAIAYTTGPGLMGPLLVGASFAKGLARDLNIPAYGMNHLEGHLAAAWLSNPDIEPPFLTLTVSGGHTELVMEEPGFKYTSIGRTRDDAAGEAFDKCGKLIGLKYPAGATISRLGKDHNRKFVEFPRALHTHDSCEFSFSGLKTAVLRYTETHDPEFIQQNLGDICASLEDAIVDSLVTKTINALKKTKMKTLVMGGGVSANSWLRTRLQDYCDKKGIRFCVPDRSLSTDNGAMIAAAAIRRKLQGKLESIDVVKPWMPLAL